Proteins encoded in a region of the Oncorhynchus gorbuscha isolate QuinsamMale2020 ecotype Even-year linkage group LG16, OgorEven_v1.0, whole genome shotgun sequence genome:
- the LOC124000213 gene encoding olfactory receptor 52N5-like: protein MENYTYPNHVLLLEGLKVTQQSSYPAFILFLIIYIFTMVANIGLISLISMERSLHQPMYILFCNLPLNDIVGATVMIPRLLWDILTTAPERYITYIECVIQAFYTHVYATTSHTVLMIMAFDRYVAICNPLRYATIMTNKMVIRLSMSAWGVAIVLVGILLGLTIRLSRCRSNIFNPYCDNASLFKLSCESVFINNIYGLIFTVVLFVSSIGSISLTYLKIAIVCLSSKNSSLNSKALTTCSTHLLVYLIVLGCGFTIIVLHRFPAFTDLRKLSSVLGSVVPTCLNPIIYGLQTKEIKQRIFRVFHRAKVAA, encoded by the coding sequence ATGGAGAACTACACGTACCCTAACCACGTTCTCCTCCTGGAGGGGTTAAAGGTCACACAACAGTCCTCGTACCCTgccttcatcctcttcctcattaTCTACATCTTCACAATGGTAGCCAACATCGGACTCATATCATTGATCTCCATGGAGAGGAGCCTGCACCAGCCCATGTACATCCTCTTCTGCAACCTGCCTCTTAATGACATAGTTGGTGCTACAGTGATGATACCTCGTCTGTTATGGGACATTTTGACCACAGCTCCTGAGCGATATATCACTTACATAGAGTGTGTCATTCAGGCTTTCTATACTCATGTTTATGCTACAACATCAcacaccgttctcatgatcatggCCTTTGACAGGTATGTAGCCATCTGCAACCCCCTGCGGTACGCTACCATCATGACAAACAAAATGGTTATCAGGTTGTCTATGTCTGCCTGGGGGGTGGCCATAGTCTTAGTGGGGATTTTGCTGGGCCTCACCATCCGCCTGTCACGCTGCAGGTCTAACATATTTAACCCTTACTGCGACAACGCCTCCTTATTCAAGCTCTCCTGTGAGAGTGTGTTCATAAATAACATATATGGCTTAATCTTTACTGTTGTGCTGTTTGTCTCGTCCATAGGCAGCATCAGTCTCACCTATCTCAAGATCGCCATTGTATGTCTGAGCAGTAAAAACAGCTCTTTAAACAGCAAGGCCCTGACAACCTGCAGCACCCACTTACTGGTCTATCTCATCGTGCTGGGATGTGGGTTTACCATTATCGTCCTCCACCGCTTCCCAGCCTTTACAGACCTGCGCAAATTGAGCAGTGTTCTGGGTAGTGTGGTCCCTACTTGTCTCAACCCCATAATATATGGTTTACAGACTAAAGAGATTAAACAGAGGATCTTTAGAGTGTTTCACAGAGCCAAGGTGGCTGCATAA